The genomic window CTGAGTTGCCCATCTTAAGGGAGTCATTTTGAAATTATCGCCACTCGTGTTGAGAATTCAATGTTCACTCATGTTGAACTTGAATCTACAAGTTTGAGGGGTTTTTTTCCCCAAAAGATTTGAAAGACATTATTCTGTCTTTCATTATACGTAATCATAACTTATTTTTTGGTCTTTGTTTGCCTTCATTAATTATTTCTAGAATAAATGTATAATTATAAATGTATGTTGTCATATTAGATTATAGatgttaaattaaataaaataattttaaattattatctctCTAACATTTTAATTATTGTAACAATTACTAAATTTGGAACAAATTAGTTATGCAATAGATATCTTTTAATAAGTTTAGGAACTAATGAGTAATAAACAAATATTAGAAggattatgctacgtgtacactaaaatcagccattaaaattagctactaatataaaatatatgttaaaatataaatacatattgaaaataaattaaaccacacatgcatttatacataaatatattggtgactgattttagtagttgattttggtgtataaataacatttttcaTATTAGAAACTAAAGTGGTCatttaaaaaaagagaaaatgacaaataggtccctgaccttttggtCATGGGCATTTTTATTCCTGaactgaccattgaaaaatacttttaagtccctgaccttcacaaaacttggacggatcagtccctctgtccaaatgcctccgtcggggactgatctgtccaaatgccttcgtcagggactgatccgtccaagttttgtgaagatcagggacttaaaagtattttttaatgaTCAGGGACGAAAATATCCGCGGAACAAAAAGTCAGGAACTTAGGAACCTATTTGTTGTTTTCTCTTNNNNNNNNNNNNNNNNNNNNNNNNNNNNNNNNNNNNNNNNNNNNNNNNNNNNNNNNNNNNNNNNNNNNNNNNNNNNNNNNNNNNNNNNNNNNNNNNNNNNNNNNNNNNNNNNAAATACATTGATTTGATTTTAGTGtccattttataatattttaaatcttCCTTTTTTTTCATGTATACATTTTTTATATAATGAtccattttttaaaaaactttttcacataaaactaatttttttccACTTGTATTTTTAGGGAAAAAACCCGAACTTAGTCCAACAAATATGATGCTAAAGACACAATTAACATATATGCCAGCTTTTTATTATGAGTAGAATTAGATCAGAATTGCTACAATCGTTATTATATTATTAGCATTCAGATATATGAAAACTTCTATAAAACACAATATTAGATAGTAGTAATTGGATCACACTGCAAAGATAATAAGACAAAATTTAAGAAAATGATAGttattacatttttttttaaagataataggttatatttcattaattattaaaaaataaaatacaagatGTTCAAAAGCAGAACATCATAATaaaaacccgcaacctcttaattgaatatggggagtctatgccatttgagctattactgaTTGGCAATAGTTATTCCATTTCAAAGACAAGGAAGAGTGTTTTTTTATTAgaatccacctatatatatagtaATAGAATCTATCTTACTAAGAAAAATATTATGATAGTTACTATTATATAATTAACATCATTCTAAAACATTTTAATTGAGATGATTATGACTTAtcaaaacaacaacaacagagacAAGGACAGCAGGTAATAAAGCAGCTTCGAATTTTAATTTTTGCGAAACATGACTTAAAGCCACCACCTCGCAGCTTAACACAATTGGAGCAAAATATGGAGTTGTTGCCATCTCCAGATGTGGGCCCAGTTGAATTCAACACTCCTGTCATGGTTTGCTCCCCGCTATTGTTGCTGGAGAAATTATTAGAACTCATGTTGCTGCGTGCTTTATTGTGTATGATTATGATATATTGTGAAGgccttaattaattaaattcaatgaTGTATTTAATGTTTTAGAGCTTTGTGATCTTCCTTATGCTATAGTgctgtgtgtatatatatacaccaGACAAGAATTGCGATGTGGTTCATTTGAATATCTTATTCaagtttttaattagttttttttactTTGGGTCGTCCATTGCATCTGATTCCAGATTTAAGTTTCCAGGAACCCAggaattgcaagaaaaataatattttactatGGATTATTAACGTGCTGcatagatataaaatattatatacacatatatacaaacattttatttattttgatgacTAGTTATTTTATTGAAAACAtagaaaataatttatataaacaaatGCATGTATATCTGGTGATTTTTTTGGTTCTTAGAAAATTTTTGATAATATTCGTAAATTTTCAACTAACTCCGTATAAAATAAATCACCCACTATAAATTATAGTTGCCTTTTTTATATTAAggcttttttaaaaatttagaaagAATCAACTATATTAagtatacattaaaattagtcactaatataaaatatataaatatattaataattaattttagtgactaattttagtgtacaagtaatattttttataaagaaTTAAATACTGGTATAAGTAATTCCTCTTATTTTTGTTGAAACTTGAAACCACGCACGTGTATCTTTCTATTGGATGTAATCATGTTTGATTGGAGTTAAATTATTTGCTTAGTAAAATTTTGACATATAGTTTGCATACTCATCTTAAATTTAAGAGTTATGATCGATTAAATCAAAATACGTCTTCACTAACTGAGTTGGTAACTTTGTTATAtgcttaattaatattttatgttcTCAAATTAGTTCCACATATTAACAAATAAATAGGTTTATTTCAATGGTTTTAACCCATTTTTCTTGTTGCAGTTGTTGCTTTTAGGGAAACAATTAAAGGTGTGACTATTTTTACGTGACATATACACTGAAAAAATCAattaagggataagtattgttttagtccctaacgttgagggtcagaattgAAACCATCCTcaatattaaggatgattctaaataaaaaattacattgatgatggtttcgattctgaccccAACGTTAGGTactaaaacaatacttatcccatcaattaattatttattttatgagcTATCCTTTGTATATGATTGGAGAAGGAGTGCCCATTTTGCATCTGATTCATCTTTTTAAGTTTCTTACTTCAATTCCTTAACTTTGCATCCTATTCCATccataacaaataaataaataaataaattaaaaaaaattatataaaatttgatatatatatatataaagtattatTGTTGATTATCATTAAGATATTAATTACTTAAAAGGTTTCTTTTGAATATTCAAGATTAGTTGTTGAAAATTTCTACGTATGCATGTGAACAAGGAAAGCTTCAGAATGTAGCAAATTAAAGAATTCGTTTTTCTAACAATCAAAAGAAgttttaaaaaaatgagatacaTAATGTTTATGGTCATATGAGTTTGTGAACAAATATCAATTGCATGAAGAATCTTCCAAAAGAATCACGTTTTGCTTTTCTTTGAATGATATAATAGACGAGGTCACCATGATGAGATCACTCGCATTCACAAACTTCTATGTTAGTTATGCCACTTGCCACNNNNNNNNNNNNNNNNNNNNNNNNNNNNNNNNNNNNNNNNNNNNNNNNNNNNNNNNNNNNNNNNNNNNNNNNNNNNNNNNNNNNNNNNNNNNNNNNNNNNNNNNNNNNNNNNNNNNNNNNNNNNNNNNNNNNNNNNNNNNNNNNNNcccctttcttttttttttttttttgtagtttttatCATCAATAATTCTTCAAGAACAATTTTTTTGTACAATTATTATATACAgtgttaaaaaatttttatatttgcaTATAAAAGTTTTATAACTCTTAGTtatagaaaaaagaagaaaattgttCATATAGTATTAGACATTTTGAAATGATCATGACTCATGTTGAAAATTCGATAATGTTAAGGTTTCTAATCCCATCGatttaaaagaaattaattattCTGTCTTTCATTTcaaatcaaattcaatttcaatttctatTATTTTCTAAAATACTAAAGTATACGAATTTATCTCGAGTAATAAGCATAATGTATGCACCTTAATTCTAAAGGAATATTTTTTCACTACCTCTTCACTCTGATATTCTCATGCATGAGAAATATTATGGATATATAGTGTTTTGaaggttacttttaattaatgtgATTTGGATTTGATTTGTTGATGGGGTATTTCAATATCTTCTCCAGTAATATGATGTCatctgaatttttttgaaaaaattgagGTAGTATCTATAAAAAATTCTGATActtaaattaacaaaaatattaagttaattttatataaattagAGTTAAGAAATACGAGATAGAAGagaatatttatataataataaaaataaattatttttaattttattatttttcttttatctaGTGATTATTAAGATTAAATATGATCAAGGATATAGATTTTTGGACTTTACCTACTTTTAGACTAAGCTAAATTGTGATCAAGATATGAACAGATAATACGGTACATTAATATTTCTCTCATATAAATACTATTGTGTGATCGAAATAAACATAGTAAAATTGatgtgaaaaatcatcaacgAAATTAACAAACGAAATTATATACGTAATAATATCATTCACATGTATCGTACATATATAATATTGCATAAATAGATTGTGACACATATGATACAGGAACAGAAttttttttaagagtaaaatttcACTTCGAcccttaattattttattaacttttaTTTGATCTATTAtcaattgaaaaataatatttcaaTTCTTAACATTAATTCTATCAagcatattttactttttttattaatatttttatctaAAANNNNNNNNNNNNNNNTAAActcaaatataattaaaaatttttaaaatataataattcaataagtacaaatttaataaaactataaaaattatgTATTAGAATAATTTAACCCGCAATCTATAAAGAATTGAATAGTGGTGCTATATAAGTAATTCCTCTTATTTTGATTGAAAGTAACTTGAAACCATGAAACCATGTATATCTTCTTATTATTGGATGTAATCGTGTTTGATTGCAGTAAAATTATTTGCAtgaaaaagtataaaaaatttgtttttagTTATCCaacattaattaattttaagattTTGTGTTTATAATTTAGGATACAGAATTAAGGATGGGAGCAAGATTTATAATGtaggatttaaaattaaaaaaaaataaaataattttaaaaaagttgaTAAAtattaactgaaaaaaaaaaataattttctaacatTACTTTGTTTGCCTAGTAAAATTTTGACATAGTTGCATACTCACTTTAAATTTAAGAGGTATGATTAAGTCAAAAAATACATCTTTACTAACTGATGAGTTGGTAACTTTGTTATATGCTTAATTAATACTTTATATTCTCAAATTAATTTCCCATATTAGCAAATAAATAGGTTTATTTCAATGAGTTTAGCCCATTTTGCTCCttccagctgttgcttctagagGTGTATGTGACTACTTTAGGTGACACTGAAAAATTcaattatgtatttattctatGAGCTATCCTTTGTATATTATTATTGGAGAAAGATGGACAATTTTACATCTGATTCAGCTCCTTAAGTTTCTACATATGCATCAGTGTGAACAAGCAAAGCTTAAGAATGTAGCAAATTAAAGAAGAATTCGTTTTTCCaacaaacaaattaaaacaaGTTTAAAAAATATGAGATACACATAATGTTTATGACTTTATACTCGTATGAGTGTCTGAAAGATTTAAATCAATGGATgagattaaaatattttttataaaataataactCTATAAAACACacttatattaaaaaatttaaaaagaaattttatttaaaaatatctattttattttcttccttgTTATACCACACTTTAATTTCCTTTTCTCCTTTTTTATCACATTTAATTTATAGGTACCGAACTTAGGGTTCGtttgaaaaatttcaaaaaaactacttttttttttttacttttgatttataaaaagttacattaatagtgtttggtacaattttttagataaacttttaactttttaaaaagttatttaagaggaagttaaaaaatgtgacttctcctattttcaaaagctattttatcactcCTATTTAATGCATAACTTTAAAATAAGGACTTCTATAATAActttccaaacacaaaataacttatttaaaaattattattaatacaaattcttatattttaagctccttttttttcaaaagaacttatttaaaaaGTTTAGTAAAACTGGGCCTTACTCTCTATCTTTTTCTATTGTCTTCTCTTCTtcgttttactttttccttcttctACATATGCACTACTTCAAAGATAAACCTCACATTCTAAGACATTAACATATGTTAGTTGCCACTTGCCACTTTCCCATATACAAAAGGTCCTTCATGTAGTCTATGTTCTAATCAAAGTACTAATTGTGTATTTGCAATAATAATAGAACCTCAATGAAAAGAAAGTAGTATCCTTTATTAGAAGagggaataaaattaaaagaggaaaaaaaaatgaGATAGTCTTCTGTGATAGAAATAGTATTGCTACAGCCGCATTTATAGttccaaaacttttaataagCTCAAAAATAAAATGTGCTAAAATAAACATTCTTCTAATGACAACAAATGATGTGaagataaaagagaaaaaataatgtATCTTCTACAATAATAATAATCTATATTGCTCTCTAATTATAATATATCTCAGCTAGTACAATTTGTGAGTGTAAACAAAGTTGCTGCACCTTTCAGATCATGGTCTTGAACTTGTTGGAAGCAATCAGTTTCTGCTTTTATTACAGCATCATCTATCTTAAACAAAACTGCTTCATCACTGCAAAATAATTAACATGATTAGATGATGTTTTATATGTATCAACTAGAAAAAGATTGAACATGGAAAATAATAGTAGTACATTCAATCATAGTAGATATTTGattatttctttaatttattgtTGGAATTAATATTGCCATTTACATATATCCAGTAAACAATTATTCCTAATCACATGCATTGGATGCATGCAATTCTTTCTCTAGTATAATTTCAGTCACTTTTAAATTTCAACATTGTGCATGCatggaaaattttaaaatatttgagagttaataaaaaattagtcTAGAATAATCTNNNNNNNNNNNNNNNNNNNNNNNNNNNNNNNNNNNNNNNNNNNNAATTAgtcaattttaaataataaattataaatactaaatattaaattttaataatattaaaataaaatattaacctAAAATATTGAAcaacattattaaaaaatatttattttctaaTATTTCTCCTATTAACACTATTCAAAAGTTTAGATAGAGTAAAACATCTCAATTATTCCATTATTGCCGTTAAACACATTAGCCTTTTCGATAAGATTGTCTATCAAAGAGATAACTAACCAATGACGGGAAGGAGACAATGATCCCCTAAATTAATANNNNNNNNNNNNNNNNNNNNNNNNNNNNNNNNNNNNNNNNNNNNNNNNNNNNNNNNNNNNNNNNNNNNNNNNNNNNNNNNNNNNNNNNNNNNNNNNNNNNNNNNNNNNNNNNNNNNNNNNNNNNNNNNNNNNNNNNNNNNNNNNNNNNNNNNNNNNNNNNNNNNNNNNNNNNNNNNNNNNNNNNNNNNNNNNNNNNNTGACCCTCCTAAAAAAAATTTCTAGCTCATCCCTGTAAACAAACCACTCTAACGGCAACATTATCATCCTCGTAAGCAACAAAAAAATCACAACCACCAAATCTAGTTTGTTTTTGAGgagatcatcatcatcaccaattTGAATAACTCCCGTTATTGTTTCTGTACctattttcaattttcttaaagaattttttcttttttcaatttcatttctcaAAACTTGGTTCAAATTCACCCAATTCCAATATAACACCGGCACAAACAAAAGAACATACAAACACAAAAACCCCACACCTCAACGCAGCATAACATACAATAAGATTatatcccctttttttttttttgagtgaaATGTATAGCTTCTTTGATGCAAAATAATTAACTGAATCAATGATATCATGAATTCTATACATTGAACTAATAAATTTTGTGAATCCAAACCATTGCAATTATTATATTACATATAAACAATTCACCTTTTTAGCTTGGATCTTTATTTGTGTAACCTAATTAATCAACTAGATCTGCTAAGGTCGTATCATATTTACTCATCACATAATTTTTGTAATCAAATCGAGACAAAATTATGATGATATAACATTTTTTCTTCAAATGAAAGAACATCCAGATCAAAAGAAAAGATAATGATAATAATgaaccatatatatataaaacaaaccTGCGCTGAACTAAATCTTGAGGCTCAAATCCAAGTTCATTTCTGTCATCGGAAGGCATATCAAGCATTGGCTTATGATCATACTCATCACCAACACTACAGTTACTATTCTGCCCCTGCAACGACAACGACGATAGCGAATTTTGCATGGACCACATGTTAGCATGTTCTTGCAAAGGGGTACCGTTGTTGCTACTGCTATCATTCACCTCTTGCACCATCATACACTGCTCGTGATGCGGCATTTGTTGAAGGTAATGGTAATGGTTAACCCCATTACCACCAACAACAAGGCCGCCACCGCCACCAGAACTGTACAGCGTCAACGGATCTGAATTGATACTGTCATCTCCGTTGACGCTGACATTAATATTACTGGTGGCGGTTTGGTTATAAAGATGTTGGGCCTGTTGATGTTGGGCCTGGGCTCTAAGTATAGCCAATTGTTGAAGGACGAGCTCCAACTCGGCCAGGTGAAACTCGATCTGAGCCTGAAGATCTTGTACCATGCGATAGCAACCGCCAACGGGGTCCTTGGCTCGCATATCGGATTGAAAGATGATGGTTTTCATAGCTTCGTCCTTTTCGTGAGGATTAAGGACCTTGATGATCTTGGTGATGTTGCTTACGCCGAAAAGCTTGTGAGCGTTGAGGAACTGGCGTTGGCGGTCATGGGGGAAATAGGGGGCGAGAATGCAATCGGGAGCGCATTTGCGGCGTTGGTATTTGCAGGCAGCACAGGCCTGGGTGGTGCTGTTGCCAGTGCGTGTTGTAATGGTGGAGTTTGAGGAGCTCATGGCTTTTTGTGAGAGAGAAAAGGAGGAGAGACAGAAAAAGAAGGAGGGGAGTTTGAGATATCAACTGCGTCTCCGGCGGGGAGGGGATGAAAGAAGGTTAggggatgggaatggaagcgtAGGGATGTTAGAAGGCTTCGGACTTTTTCTCCAATATCAGAGTTTCTCTTCCCTTAATTTCGAAGAATGCTGAAACTCATGGTTGATCCAGAGAAATGTTAGGAGTGGCATGACATGTatatatgcatgcatgcatgcatgtgtgtatcagagaaagagagagatcaTAACGGATTCAATTGTGTCAATCGATATTTTTGGGTTATCCAATCACCATAGTATATATAATCAATTTTGCTAAGTACACGGTAACTTttataaataatgtgaataataaattttaaaattaatctaataaaataaatatatattactctttaaattatgtatttaaattttaatattaaaataattattatttatatatttagtaaataattaaatcaaaaaaaataattatctaattaaaaataataaacataattatctaTATATCTATTAAATTAAACATTCGACATATTCATTATTCACGTGATTTAGTATTCTTATTTTTTACTTATACTTtcctatatataatatatgttaaTTAAGCTTCTTATAGGTTTTGTTACACTTCAACATGGTAGTGCATATAGTGCTTAATTACCAAGTGTTATTATTTGACATTTGCGTTATGGTATATTAAGTTATTAACCAAAAAGAGAATATATAAAAAACAAGATATATAGTATAAGAATGAATTAAGAATCTTATGATATTGTCGatttaaagttttttttaaagaattatcATACATCTTTGTATCTCAATgttatctgtatattaattattaataatttatattttaaaatttaaaaaataaaaattttaaattaaaccaAATTACAAACGATACAGTTATGCCTAATATCACGCTAACCTCACTTTTCCAGAGTAACCAGTCGCAACTTCACTCCTCGCTCTCTGGTCCGACACTGCCCAAATTCTAGCTGCCGCTGCCTAGCCTTCTATCAACGTCGTCCAGCTTCTCTGTAGATGTCCAATTGCGCCGCACCGGCTGCCGCCCAGCCTCTTCGCCAACGTCTGATCGCGCCACACCAGCCCTAGAGAGCTTCCTTCACACTGCCCACTCGCAGCTGGCCGTGCAGCCTCCCCGCAGCCCACTGCGTTCATCGTCCCAGCATCACCATCCACGATAGATCCGATCAACATACATGAACGTACACGATTAAGGGAGTTTGATCATGGTTGCTTCTTCTGTTCAttcatctccttcttcttctacttcaatGGCTAGTTTAGGATGGTCACTTTAGTATgtatgcagatgattattttaatttttatgtgaatgattattttgattggattgggtttagttatatataattaaaatatgttgaaTGTTCAATTCATTAATTACGCGGATGATTATATTTATCCTTAAGTGAATGGTTACTTTTACTAGGGGTGAGCAATATTGGCGGTGGCGTAGGACAAGCCAAGCAGGGACGGTGAAttgggatgattattgatgaaagtATGGGTGGCAGTCGGTTAAGAAATAAGAGGGTGTTGGAATGAAATGTTTGGTAAATTAGGGTTTGGaatgattattttttttgaataactAATTAAGtggatttttttatttaggtAATTTGTGGAGTGTTTTTTATTTACATATATTAGACTAAATCTGCAgctcattgttcacattgtttagattttttattgtctTTCTAATGGAATTGATACATAAATATATGGGTTATGCTAGGTAACCAATGACTTtgttgaacaacatgaacaaccaccaataaaataaaaacacactacaccttcaaattacccacctaaattttaatattagaataaccattcacacacctaatGAAATGAACATTCCATATAtccattgttcatattgtttaatattttcattgtttacctatacttttcctaaatatattagtagttaattttaataatggattttagtgtacaaataatatttttcatccgttctaaCGATGAATTAAGGTCTCGTTTGGGAAGCTTTAAAAGTAActtttttgagtttttgacttatgaaaagtagtagtattaatgtcgggtgcaatttttaaaatcaagttgcaACTTTCTAAAAAACTATTTAGGAGTttatagaaaagttaaaaaaatgacttctctcataatactactattttttttatcacatttctataaaataaatatttttagaactaaaaatttaaatacaaaataatttatttataaactatttttaatatGGTTATAGTCAAATTTCACGTAGGAATCTTTTGTGCGACGTAACAATTAGCTAATGAAAAAAAAGTTAGTTAATATTAACGAaaaataattagatttttaattgaatttttgaaaaataataataatacctttttattttaaatatacatAAGATAAAGTGTTCAAATTTGTACGTTCTTGTATACCGATTTCTCTCCCATAATGTTACCATAGTGTTTTTGGTATTGATTTCATCTCATTTTGCTTTTTGAAGGCATTATTGATATATTTAGTTTGCATGCGTAAGCGTAATGTTGAGGGAGAAAAGGAATGGGCATGAAGCATGGGATATGGTATGGTATGACATGACAAGGCATGATATGAAATTATGGATACATTTTTCAGTATCCACAGGTGGTGTAATATCCATATTCCAAGGAATAATGCAGTTAAAAAGTCAAGTCAAAATCTCATTTTACCTCAGGATATAATTattgattatatattatatatttttcttaaCTACGAAGAGCGATTCATTTGGAGATGGTTCATTATAAAAGATAAGAGTCAATAGCAGTTTAATTATGTGCATTATGTTAATGTGGCTGATATTTCACTCCATTAACACCTACATCATATATTTTTGCATGCATGCAAATTATGCATGATTCGAAGCTTGCCATTGTATTTTTATTATAGGTTATACTAGCAAAATAATAactcaaaattattttatttaactcAACGTTCATGATTTTATATATATGACATTTATaataacatatttattatatttaatagtaTTTAGTATCCAATTATTTTAATagtaattttaaaatacaaaacaaGTTATTCAGTGATAATTAAAGAATGCACAATAAGTTTTATTATATGGTTACAAACTTATGGTATCGATATTGATGTGGTAAATGGTAATGCACATTGGCAATGAATGAGTTCTTTGAGCTGAATGATAATAAtcataaacaaaaatattatttgtataccaAAAACAGTCATTAGttttatataaatacatgtataatttaatttatttttaatgtatattcgtatttcaacatatattttatactgataaatacatgtataatttaatttatttttaatgtgtattcgtatttcaacat from Arachis ipaensis cultivar K30076 chromosome B09, Araip1.1, whole genome shotgun sequence includes these protein-coding regions:
- the LOC107614906 gene encoding LOB domain-containing protein 22 translates to MSSSNSTITTRTGNSTTQACAACKYQRRKCAPDCILAPYFPHDRQRQFLNAHKLFGVSNITKIIKVLNPHEKDEAMKTIIFQSDMRAKDPVGGCYRMVQDLQAQIEFHLAELELVLQQLAILRAQAQHQQAQHLYNQTATSNINVSVNGDDSINSDPLTLYSSGGGGGLVVGGNGVNHYHYLQQMPHHEQCMMVQEVNDSSSNNGTPLQEHANMWSMQNSLSSLSLQGQNSNCSVGDEYDHKPMLDMPSDDRNELGFEPQDLVQRSDEAVLFKIDDAVIKAETDCFQQVQDHDLKGAATLFTLTNCTS